The Vigna unguiculata cultivar IT97K-499-35 chromosome 6, ASM411807v1, whole genome shotgun sequence genome contains a region encoding:
- the LOC114187694 gene encoding rosmarinate synthase-like produces the protein MCDENGDFSVSVTNEEVVAAVLPMQEHWLPLSNLDLLLPPLDVGVFFCYNNPILTSTTMEDCATHKITFGTMVGSLKKALAQTLISYYVFAGEVVLNSMGEPEVLCNNRGVDFLEAEADVELKNLNFYNPDQSIEGKFVPKKKNACVLAVQATVLKCGGIIVACTFDHRIADAYSTNMFLVSWAAMANPNTTILAATSGHPCFRRSLLSPRRPGFIRPSQHHMYTSISDLPPPPATDATALLSRIYYVTAEQLRHMQSLAATRTKLECFCAFLWKMVAHAASRDTYSKRATAKMGIVIDGRKRLGNGDKESEAMMECYFGNVLSIPFGVKLVEQLVKEPLGYVVEAVHEFLAAAATEEHFLGLIDWVEAKRPIPGVSRIYCNRADEGPAFVVSSGQRFPVEKVDFGWGKAVFASYHFPWGGEAGYVMPMPSPLGNGDWVVYMHLAKKHLEIMETEAAHVFKPLTWDYLNQ, from the exons ATGTGTGACGAAAACGGAGATTTTTCTGTGAGTGTGACCAATGAAGAGGTGGTGGCAGCAGTGTTACCAATGCAGGAACATTGGCTTCCACTCTCCAACCTTGACCTCCTTCTACCTCCATTGGATGTAGGAGTTTTCTTTTGCTACAACAACCCTATTCTCACATCCACAACCATGGAAGATTGTGCCACCCACAAAATCACCTTTGGAACCATGGTGGGGTCTCTGAAGAAGGCCTTGGCACAAACCCTAATCTCTTATTACGTGTTTGCTGGTGAAGTGGTGCTCAACAGCATGGGTGAACCTGAAGTTCTCTGTAACAATCGTGGTGTTGATTTTCTTGAAGCTGAGGCAGATGTGGAACTCAAAAACCTGAACTTTTACAACCCTGATCAATCTATCGAAGGCAAGTTTGttccaaagaagaaaaatgcTTGTGTACTTGCTGTCCAG GCAACTGTACTGAAGTGTGGAGGAATAATAGTGGCATGCACATTTGATCATCGCATAGCAGATGCATATTCAACAAACATGTTTCTTGTTTCATGGGCTGCCATGGCCAACCCCAACACCACCATTCTCGCCGCCACTTCCGGCCACCCATGTTTCCGCCGCTCTCTCCTCAGCCCTCGCCGTCCAGGTTTCATCCGCCCTTCTCAGCACCACATGTACACCTCAATCTCCGACCTTCCTCCACCTCCCGCCACCGACGCCACCGCTCTCCTCAGCCGCATATACTACGTCACGGCGGAGCAGCTCCGCCACATGCAGTCCCTCGCCGCCACGCGCACGAAGCTGGAGTGTTTCTGTGCGTTCTTATGGAAGATGGTTGCGCATGCAGCTTCAAGAGACACATACAGTAAAAGGGCTACTGCCAAAATGGGCATTGTGATTGATGGAAGGAAGAGACTGGGCAACGGTGACAAAGAGAGCGAAGCAATGATGGAGTGTTACTTTGGGAACGTGCTTTCCATACCCTTTGGAGTTAAACTGGTGGAGCAGTTGGTGAAGGAGCCGTTAGGGTATGTGGTGGAGGCTGTTCACGAGTTTTTGGCGGCGGCGGCCACGGAGGAGCACTTCTTAGGACTAATTGATTGGGTGGAGGCTAAGAGGCCGATTCCTGGAGTGTCCAGAATTTACTGTAACCGTGCCGACGAGGGACCGGCCTTTGTGGTGTCGTCCGGTCAGAGGTTTCCGGTGGAGAAGGTGGATTTTGGGTGGGGGAAAGCGGTGTTTGCATCGTACCATTTTCCTTGGGGTGGTGAAGCTGGTTATGTTATGCCAATGCCAAGTCCTCTGGGGAATGGTGATTGGGTTGTTTACATGCACCTTGCAAAGAAGCACTTGGAAATCATGGAGACTGAAGCTGCTCATGTGTTTAAGCCCTTAACTTGGGATTACCTTAACCAATAA